Within Sporosarcina sp. PTS2304, the genomic segment TTTCTATAGTCTTTCTCGTCCTAGGTTTCATGCTTGCCTTTGCTTATCGCACGGTCGGTAGTACCATGCAGGAACTGGACGTAGTACAAACCGATTTATTTCTGCAAGAAGAGCAGTATAGGGAAGATTTGATCACACAGCAAGAAAGAAATAAAGAATTGACGAATGAGTTACTTGAAAAACAAAAAAAAATTCAGGATTTTGAAGATCGTTTCTCGAATCAAGAAGAAAATCACGCGGTACTTGTAGAAAAAGCAAGAGATTTACGGTTACTACTCGGTGTAATGCCGGCAACAGGATCCGGTGTAAAAGTGACTCTTGAAGACGCTGATTACGATCCGTCCATCCAAAATCCAAATGATTATATAGTTCATGAAAGTCATGTGCTACGTGTAATCAATGAATTGAAAATTGCGGGTGCGCAAGGACTTGCGATCAATGGACAGCGCATCAATTCGAATTCCTACATAAAGTGTACAGGCCCTGTTATTATGGTTGACGGTAGAACCTTTCCAGCTCCATTCGTTATAGAGGCGATCGGCGACCCGAAAGTATTAGCACCTGCTATGCATTTAAAGGGAAGTGTAATTGATGGACTGGTCCGTGATAACATAGTCGTCACTTTGGAAGAACTGAAAGAGATCCAATTGACTGCGATTCGTGACGAAGTTTGATGAATAGAGGGGGGGGTAGAGTGAAAGAAAAAATAAACTGGAAGTTCACGTTAATTCTATGTATAGTTGGTTTTGTATTAGCTTTACAATACAAATCTATGAATATAGAACCTGCTCGTGATACACGAGATATGTGGGCAATCCGTAAAGAATTATCGAATGAAAAGAAAATCCATTCTGAACTATTGGATGAAATCCGAGAAGTCGATCAAACACTTTCATCCTATACCAAAATGACGAATGAAAGTACTGCGGAAGTTTTACAAAATACGCTGGATAAGTTATATGAACAAGCGGGTTTTATGCCGACCACGGGTCCAGGATTTGTAATTGAAGTCGCTCCATCACCTGAGAGTATTGCATTCGGCTATGAGATAAAGCCTGTCTCGTCCGAATTGTTGACTTGGTTTATTAATGTAGTAAACCAACACCAAGGAAATGAACTGGAAATCGATGGGAAACGATTCACAACACTGAGTTGGATTCGAGACATTAACGGTAAGCTAACTGT encodes:
- a CDS encoding DUF881 domain-containing protein, which produces MNSNRKAAREKRGKQLLFSIVFLVLGFMLAFAYRTVGSTMQELDVVQTDLFLQEEQYREDLITQQERNKELTNELLEKQKKIQDFEDRFSNQEENHAVLVEKARDLRLLLGVMPATGSGVKVTLEDADYDPSIQNPNDYIVHESHVLRVINELKIAGAQGLAINGQRINSNSYIKCTGPVIMVDGRTFPAPFVIEAIGDPKVLAPAMHLKGSVIDGLVRDNIVVTLEELKEIQLTAIRDEV
- a CDS encoding DUF881 domain-containing protein; translated protein: MKEKINWKFTLILCIVGFVLALQYKSMNIEPARDTRDMWAIRKELSNEKKIHSELLDEIREVDQTLSSYTKMTNESTAEVLQNTLDKLYEQAGFMPTTGPGFVIEVAPSPESIAFGYEIKPVSSELLTWFINVVNQHQGNELEIDGKRFTTLSWIRDINGKLTVSGENVSTPPFKIKIVSATLEQSEKLYNHLLSTTIQDEFYLDDLVLTISKPTERVALQGWTGGFENRFLKEQTKEQ